The Mya arenaria isolate MELC-2E11 chromosome 16, ASM2691426v1 genome includes a window with the following:
- the LOC128221993 gene encoding uncharacterized protein LOC128221993, translating into MMSAALYGLNEKSRTSVSCAWNQFYRKKVQPKPLDMINFDNPKPLRKKRRRRVLSTSVENDDGFDAAEALRSLKRICPSACILTKGDSDTDTASEDEDLPPVLSRFHEVKHESLSPTDLEDKCQRFVRDFQVLPQQVMNLEAMTKGQQDSVLWQRQRRGRITATTAHDVLTLKQATTKSNLLKKIMKYHECDLSRLDAVKFGRQHEETARSMYSDKMRQSHEHFNVSDCVFFC; encoded by the exons ATGATGTCTGCAGCATTGTATGGCCTCAATGAAAAGTCAAGGACAAGTGTCTCCTGTGCTTGGAACCAGTTTTATAGGAAAAAG GTGCAGCCAAAACCTTTGGACATGATTAATTTCGACAACCCAAAACCTCTCCGGAAGAAGCGCCGTCGAAGAGTCCTTTCCACTTCTGTCGAGAACGATGATGGGTTTGACGCAGCCGAGGCACTCCGCAGTCTAAAGCGCATTTGCCCTTCCGCATGTATCCTGACTAAAGGCGACTCTGATACTGACACTGCATCAGAAGATGAAGACTTACCACCA GTGCTGAGCAGATTCCATGAGGTGAAACATGAGTCACTGAGCCCTACAGACCTAGAAGACAAATGTCAGCGATTTGTTCGTGACTTTCAAGTACTACCCCAACAGGTCATGAATCTCGAGGCGATGACAAAGGGCCAACAAGACAGTGTTCTGTGGCAACGACAGAGAAGGGGGCGAATAACAGCCACAACAGCACATGATGTTCTGACCTTAAAGCAAGCAACAACAAAGTCAAATTTGCTGAAGAAAATAATGAAGTACCATGAGTGTGACCTTTCACGTCTTGATGCCGTTAAGTTTGGCAGACAGCACGAAGAAACAGCAAGATCAATGTATAGTGATAAAATGAGGCAAAGTCATGAACACTTTAATGtatctgattgtgtttttttttgttga
- the LOC128221980 gene encoding zinc finger protein 239-like, with product MDSYTTEKTFTWEDCGVDLSRKSEIKHHLIRHTEEETYTCEICDAVFSQTSNLLTHMVTHTKQKPYKCKICDATFARKWNLKAHIRIHTGEKPYKCVFCDAAFCQKGELQRHIRKHTGEKPYQCGFCEAAFSHRSTLLQHIRIHKGEKPYKCEICDAAFTQTSGLQSHLRKHTGEKPYKCELCDAAFCQKGELQTHIRKHTGEKPYECGICETAFSHRSTLLEHIRIHKGEKPYKCEICDAAFTQRNGLQSHLRIHTGEKPFKCEFCDAAFSQKGGLQTHLRVHTGEKPYRCVLCDAAFSQNGRLQVHIRKHTGEKPYKCELCHAAFTQKGDLQKHMVTHTTEKPYKCGICDADFSRKNQLQTHMILHTRSHASKNESDTDYLMSSM from the coding sequence ATGGATTCATACACAACAGAAAAAACATTCACGTGGGAAGACTGTGGTGTTGATTTGTCTCGGAAATCAGAAATAAAGCATCACCTGATAAGACATACAGAAGAGGAGACTTACACGTGTGAGATTTGTGATGCTGTTTTTTCACAAACAAGTAATTTACTTACCCATATGGTAACACACACAAAACAGAAGCCCTACAAGTGCAAGATATGTGATGCTACTTTTGCACGGAAGTGGAATTTAAAAGCACATATCAGAATCCACACAGGAgaaaagccatacaagtgtgtgTTTTGTGATGCTGCTTTTTGTCAGAAAGGGGAATTACAAAGACATATAAGAaaacacacaggagagaagccttACCAATGTGGGTTTTGTGAAGCTGCTTTCTCTCATCGAAGTACTTTACTACAGCATATACGAATACATaaaggagagaagccatacaagtgtgaaatatgtgatgctgctttcacCCAGACGAGTGGGTTACAgtcacatttaagaaaacacacaggagagaagccatacaagtgtgagttatgtgatgctgctttctgTCAGAAAGGGGaattacaaacacatataagaaaacacacaggagagaaaccATACGAATGTGGAATATGTGAAACTGCTTTCTCTCATCGAAGTACTTTACTTGAACATATAAGAATACACAAAGGGgaaaagccatacaagtgtgagatatgtgatgctgctttcacCCAGAGAAATGGGTTACAGTCACATTTAAGAATACACACTGGAGAGAAGCCATTCAAATGTGAGTtttgtgatgctgctttctcaCAGAAAGGTGGGTTACAGACACATTTAAGAGTACACActggagagaagccatacaggTGTGTGCTATGCGATGCTGCTTTCTCCCAGAACGGTAGGTTACAGGTACATATTAGAAAACACACGGGCgaaaagccatacaagtgtgagttATGTCATGCTGCTTTCACACAGAAAGGtgatttacaaaaacacatggtTACCCACACAACAGAGAAGCCATATAAGTGTGGGATATGTGATGCTGACTTTTCTCGGAAAAATCAGTTACAAACACATATGATATTACACACAAGAAGCCATGCAAGTAAGAACGAATCCGATACAGATTATTTAATGTCAAGTATGTAA